One genomic region from Cryptococcus deuterogattii R265 chromosome 7, complete sequence encodes:
- a CDS encoding laccase encodes MGQQPHNCQGCDTSFTAFGYLAGSSYKSLLLEKASFYDWRYTISHLKTTFFLQFQNIDSSPLTDRIGIISYLYPNCSENTGKLPTATIDPSVFALSNDFEVSDVPTTREYTFDITKALASPDGYEREVYTVNNMFPGPVIEANTGDTIIVHVNNHLDKGQSIHWHGMRQKDTPYMDGVPGITQCPIPPGGSYTYNFTISDQSGTYWWHSHYSNAMADGLWGPLIVHSVHEPIQRGRDYDEDRIVFVSDWLHDDSEIIIAALATPAGYRGSPAPPQGDSILINGRGQTNCTATNSSSCYYPAPPEIHVPVNSRVRLRFISATAHPMYRISLDNHPLEIVETDGTAVYGPTVHEMSIAPGERYSAIINTSEGKEGDAFWLRTSVALGCMFGGVPQVGLAVVRYTGNEMTTTAEPQSYAWSDLANATALCAGLDQTYTLSPRERESCRVSRASSQSHIFNSQRGAFVNYLGNTFQGYGFNNISYQNKIFDPILSMVQRGDPYESTLVASTTFPDMGAGAIIINNLDGPIDHPYHLHGNEFQVIGRGTGALSLDNLTNIEFSLDNPVRKDTLWIQGGSWAALSITTDNPGVWALHCHIGWHLTEGKLAVVVVQPNAVGQIACPESWTNLCANTDPNAFGPARRSPSPSIQSSKTSAFQRLREVKGNVKRRGAREV; translated from the exons ATGGGACAGCAACCACACAACTGCCAGGGATGCGATACATCTTTCACAGCATT CGGATATTTGGCAGGATCGTCGTATAAAAGCCTCTTACTTGAAAAGGCCTCATTCTACGACTGGCGCTACACAATCAGCCACCTCAAGActaccttcttcctccaattCCAGAATATCGACTCTTCACCTCTGACAGATCGGATCGGTATAATATCTTATCTCTATCCTAATTG CAGCGAGAACACTGGCAA GCTACCGACTGCAACCATTGATCCTAGTGTATTCGCTCTCTCAAATGACTTTGAAGTATCAGACGTTCCGACGACGAGAGAATATACCTTCGATATTAC CAAAGCTTTGGCCAGCCCTGATGGCTATGAGAGGGAGGTTTACACTGTCAACAACATGTTCCCTGGGCCTGTGATAGAAGCTAATACGGGGGATACCATTATCGTACACGTGAACAATCATCTGGATAAAGGACAAAGTATCC ACTGGCATGGTATGCGGCAGAAGGACACGCCTTACATGGACGGTGTCCCTGGTATAACCCAG TGTCCTATTCCCCCTGGAGGCTCTTATACCTACAACTTCACCATAAGTGATCAGTCTGGCACGTACTGGTGGCACTCCCATTACTCCAATGCCATGGCCGACGGCCTTTGGGGACC GCTTATTGTTCACTCGGTTCATGAACCCATCCAAAGGGGAAGGGACTATGACGAGGATCGAATCGTTTTCGTGTCTGATTGGCT ACATGATGATTCAGAAATCATCATTGCAGCTCTAGCTACTCCAGCAGGGTACAGAGGA AGCCCTGCTCCGCCACAAGGCGATTCAATTCTCATCAACGGTCGT GGCCAAACCAACTGTACAGCTACcaattcctcctcctgctaTTACCCTGCTCCTCCCGAGATCCACGTGCCCGTCAACTCCAGGGTTCGCCTGCGCTTTATCAGTGCGACCGCTCATCCCATGTATCGCATATCTCTCGACAACCATCCTTTAGAAATTGTGGAGACCGATGGTACAGCCGTCTATGGGCCCACTGTCCACGAAATGTCCATTGCACCTGGAGAAAGGTACTCTGCAATTATTAACACCTctgaaggaaaggaaggtgatgCATTTTGGCTGAGGACAAGTGTCGCTCTGGGCTGTATGTTTGGTGGAGTACCTCAGGTGGGATTGGCGGTGGTGAGGTACACGGGTAATGAAATGACTACTACTGCTGAGCCTCAGAGTTATGCTTG GTCTGATCTAGCGAATGCTACCGCTCTTTGTGCTGGGCTCGACCAAACATATACTCTTTC ACcgcgagagagagagagttgTCGTGTATCTCGGGCATCTTCGCAAAGCCATATCTTCAATAGCCAGCGAGGGGCCTTTGTGAACTACCTTGGTAATACCTTCCAAGGTTAT GGGTTTAACAATATCTCATATCAGAACAAGATCTTCGACCCTATACTTTCCATGGTCCAGCGCGGTGATCCCTACGAGAGCACATTGGTAGCCAGTACAACTTTTCCCGACATGGGGGCAGGGGCTATTATCATCAATAATCTTGATGGTCCCATCGACCATCCTTATCACCTTCATGGCAACGAGTTCCAGGTTATAGGGCGAGGTACTGGGGCTCTTTCTCTTGATAACCTGACAAATATTGAATTCAGTTTGGACAACCCTGTGAGGAAGGATACTCTTTGGATACAGGGTGGAAGTTGGGCGGCATTGAGTATCACGACGGATAACCCTGGAGTTTGGGCTTTGCACTGTCATATTGGATGGCATCTTACTGAGGGAAAG TTGGCTGTGGTTGTCGTTCAACCAAATGCGGTTGGACAGATCGCGTGTCCCGAGTCTTGGACGAAT CTCTGTGCTAACACTGATCCCAACGCATTTGGACCCGCACGACGctcaccttctccctctATTCAATCCTCAAAAACATCTGCCTTCCAGCGTCTGCGCGAAGTGAAAGGGAATGTTAAGCGTAGAGGTGCGCGCGAGGTGTGA
- a CDS encoding U3 small nucleolar RNA-associated protein 25 codes for MTVDMSTATEVKLLTLLNVSAVKRPRELDLPGGHRSSPSLKGTSTQLNSEDGEPKKRRKSVIWGGEVGPSGSDYLKDNSKKRKEKAKKKAVGMDETPANGDAVKVVEVDEMEVHNEQSGGEEEDLASDLFNIHFSAAPPILTPEALSSAEGNQWKSERKNLKGFGRVVELTPEQSTFGFAEEYKTRIAPSLLPAIKDSSAATSLLPTSLSHLGTYKDFYLHSLDGEADGSETQLISQHKEAMRKAAVIHSVNHVLKTRRRIIRNNEKLAHAASSDSPKSAPEPPRDQSFTRPKVLFLLPTRSLALRYIKTHLFPLAPAGTQIENQRPFISSFSLPEGEEDPLANPSASADFPIDHLVNFRGNSDDNFRFGIKITRKAWRLVMMPASEEKLIDCDILISSPLGFKMAAEREDSTDLLSSLEICIVDGVDMMQMQNWEHVQFVFNNINQIPKSPHGCDFSRVKPWYLESQAKYLRQTIILSRYDTAEARALFNRSCYNLQGKVRSERNDFGGVMDRVKPGVRQVFERFDLEGPKSMSGEAAVDEVEKRLKFFTENTIPALLRAAISRQNTLIVIPSYFDFVRVTNYLRKADKMSFAAISEYSSNAEISRARTLFFKGKKAFLIVTERFHFYRRYKIRGAKTIVFYSLPDHAQFYSELMETPFLTSKNKLEDEVDVDEAEVSSRVLFSRFDALKLERVVGSENTRRLLKSGESRFEFI; via the exons ATGACAGTCGACATGAGCACTGCCACGGAAGTCAAACTCCTTACCCTCCTCAATGTCAGCGCCGTCAAGCGACCCCGAGAACTCGACCTCCCGGGCGGCCATCGttcatcaccttccctcAAAGGTACATCAACCCAACTGAACTCTGAGGACGGCGAGCCCAAGAAACGCAGGAAGAGTGTCATCTGGGGCGGAGAGGTTGGACCGAGTGGTAGCGATTATTTGAAGGATAACagtaagaagagaaaggaaaaagctaagaagaaggccgtTGGGATGGACGAAACTCCTGCAAACGGCGATGCCGTtaaggtggtggaggtcgACGAGATGGAAGTCCATAACGAACAGTCAggcggagaggaggaagatttaGCCTCTG ATCTTTTCAACATTCACTTCAGTGCAGCTCCTCCAATTCTGACTCCTGAGGCCCTATCGTCGGCGGAAGGCAACCAGTGGAAGtctgagaggaagaatttGAAAGGGTTTGGCAGGGTGGTAGAACTGACTCCTGAGCAATCTACATTTGGGTTTGCTGAAGAGTATAAGACAAGA AttgctccttctctgctgCCAGCCATCAAGGATTCCTCGGCTGCTACTTCTCTTTTGCCCACATCCTTGTCACACCTGGGCACATACAAGGACTTTTATCTTCACTCGCTCGACGGCGAAGCAGACGGCTCAGAAACTCAACTGATTAGTCAACATAAGGAGGCCATGAGGAAAGCTGCTGTTATTCACTCTGTCAATCACGTTCTCAA AACTCGAAGACGAATCATTCGAAACAATGAGAAATTGGCTCATGCTGCCTCATCAGACAGCCCCAAATCAGCTCCCGAGCCTCCTCGAGACCAATCTTTTACGCGCCCTAAGGTcctgttccttcttcccactcGATCCCTTGCTCTGAGGTATATCAAGACccaccttttccctcttgctCCTGCCGGTACTCAAATTGAGAATCAGCGACccttcatttcttcattctccctGCCtgagggcgaggaagatCCTCTCGCCAACCCTTCTGCCAGCGCCGACTTCCCTATAGACCATCTCGTGAACTTCCGTGGAAACAGTGACGATAATTTTCGATTCGGCATCAAGATTACTAGGAAAGCTTGGAGACTAGTTATGATGCCTGCAAGCGAAGAGAAGTTGATTGATTGTGATATCCTCATTTCAAGTCCTCTTGGTTTCAAGATGGCAGCTGAAAGGGAAGACAGCACAGATTTGCTGAGTAGTTTGGAAATCTGCATTGTGGACGGTGTAGATATGATGCAGATGCAGAACTGGGAACATGTTCAG TTCGTCTTCAACAATATCAACCAAATCCCCAAGAGCCCTCATGGCTGTGACTTCTCGAGAGTCAAACCCTGGTATCTCGAATCACA AGCCAAGTACCTCCGACAAACTATTATCCTAAGCCGGTATGACACCGCAGAGGCCCGTGCTCTTTTTAACAGGTCCTGTTACAACTTGCAGGGCAAGGTCCGAAGTGAAAGGAACGATTTTGGTGGGGTTATGGACCGAGTCAAGCCGGGTGTGCGACAGGTGTTTGAGCGATTTGACTTGGAAGGACCCAAGAGTATGAGTGGAGAGGCTGCTGTTGACgaggtcgagaagagaCTGAAATTCTTTACCGAAAAC ACAATTCCTGCACTTCTTCGGGCCGCCATATCCCGACAAAACACACTGATCGTGATTCCCTCGTACTTCGACTTTGTGAGAGTTACCAACTACCTCCGAAAGGCCGACAAAATGTCCTTTGCCGCCATCTCTGAATATTCATCCAACGCCGAAATCAGTCGCGCCCGTACACTGTTCttcaagggcaagaaagCTTTCCTTATTGTTACCGAACGTTTCCATTTTTACCGACGTTACAAGATCCGAGGCGCAAAGACCATTGTCTTTTACTCTCTTCCAGACCATGCTCAATTTTATTCAGAATTGATGGAGACCCCATTCTTAACATCAAAGAACAAGTTAGAGGACGAAGTCGACGTCGATGAGGCGGAAGTATCTAGCAGGGTGTTATTCTCTAGGTTTGATGCCCTCAAATTGGAACGTGTGGTGGGCAGCGAAAATACCAGGAGGCTGTTAAAATCTGGTGAAAGTCGATTTGAATTTATCTAG
- a CDS encoding glucan endo-1 yields MFSQLLVLGLAVMASVDAHPRLGRPSKYARRSVIEKRATPATTVSGWSYIGCYKDNGNDRTLSGSKEITSTMTPSACVAYCSGLGYSYAGLEYYDECYCGNSIDSTKLDVDTRCQFACKGDSSQACGGDTRLGVYYKGGSTSTSATYVGCYKDNGDNRTLNGSKKISNTMTPSVCTSYCSGLGYAYAGLEYYDECYCGNSLDSSKAADNSQCQYACTGDSSQKCGGVTRLGVYSLGNPTTTTTTSPASSTTSTSAATYVGCYKDNGDNRTLNGTKKISGSMTASVCNSYCSGLGYTYAGTEYYDECYCGNTLDSSKAADNSQCQYACAGDSSQKCGGVTRVGVYQLGTSVTATSTTSKASSTTASTSVSANAAVTSTAGVAAVPKASSTKALYAHHMVGNTYSYTQSIWANDISLASAAGIDGFALNYGRDTWQPARIADAYAAAKAQGSFKLFLSLDVSSLSCSSASDAATHVASIATYANHSAQAMYNSKVLVSTFSGESCTFGQGSVSAGWTYFRSLLTAKGISIYFVPSIFSDISTYSGDSWMDGEFNWNGGWPTGNTALDTSSDTSYMSALGSKGYMAAVSPCFFTYYSPSSYNKDWIYRSDDWLLARRMEQIISMRNSFDMAEIISWNDYGESHYIGPIRADQPNSQGWTTGMPHTAWLNLIAYYAPAFKTGSYPSASDQMILWTRPHPKAATPTAPTCARPSNWNNTDDNLYVWVALKAAATVTITSGSNSGSWYLQAGVNKVGIASAAGNITGKIMRDSTTVKSYDSSGSFSYTLNPTDYNYNYFVAAV; encoded by the exons ATGTTCAGTCAACTCCTCGTCCTGGGTCTGGCAGTCATGGCTTCTGTCGACGCCCATCCAAGGCTTGGCCGACCATCGAAGTACGCTCGAAGATCAGTCATCGAAAAACGCGCGACACCGGCGACGACCGTCTCGGGATGGTCCTATATCGGATGTTATAAAGATAATGGAAACGACCGGACGCTGAGTGGCAGCAAAGAAATCACCTCGACGATGACCCCATCGGCGTGCGTTGCTTATTGCTCTGGACTAGGGTACTCCTACGCTGGCCTTGAATATTACGATGAG TGTTACTGCGGCAATAGCATCGATTCTACAAAGCTTGATGTTGACACCAGATGTCAATTCGCTTGCAAGGGTGATAGCTCACAAGCTTGCGGTGGTGACACCAGACTTGGCGTCTATTATAAGGGTGGCTCGACGTCGACTTCAGCTACCTACGTTGGCTGCTACAAAGATAATGGAGACAACCGGACGCTCAATGGTAGCAAGAAGATCAGCAATACCATGACTCCTTCCGTTTGTACCAGCTACTGCTCCGGGCTTGGCTATGCCTATGCCGGGCTTGAGTACTATGATGAG TGTTACTGTGGTAACTCCTTAGATTCCTCCAAAGCGGCTGACAACAGCCAATGTCAATATGCTTGTACTGGCGACAGCTCGCAAAAGTGTGGCGGTGTCACGAGGCTGGGCGTCTACTCTCTTGGAAACCCAACAACAACGACTACCACATCCCCAGCTAGTTCGACGACTTCCACTTCTGCCGCTACCTACGTCGGATGTTACAAAGATAACGGCGACAACCGCACTTTGAACGGCACCAAGAAGATCAGCGGCTCTATGACAGCTTCTGTCTGCAATAGTTACTGCTCAGGTCTTGGCTATACTTATGCTGGAACAGAATACTATGATGAG TGCTACTGTGGCAACACTCTTGACTCTTCAAAGGCTGCCGACAACAGTCAATGTCAATATGCGTGTGCTGGTGATAGCTCTCAAAAATGCGGCGGTGTCACCAGGGTCGGCGTCTATCAACTCGGCACTTCAGTGACTGCGACGTCGACAACGTCCAAAGCTTCCTCTACTACTGCCAGCACCAGCGTAAGTGCTAACGCTGCCGTCACTAGCACGGCTGGTGTGGCAGCGGTGCCCAAGGCTTCCAGCACTAAGGCCCTCTACGCCCATCACATGGTCGGCAACACCTACTCTTATACGCAATCCATTTGGGCTAATGACATCTCCCTTGCTTCTGCTGCCGGGATCGATGGTTTCGCCCTTAACTACGGTAGAGATACCTGGCAGCCTGCACGTATTGCCGATGCTTATGCTGCTGCCAAAGCACAAGGGTCCTTCAAGCTTTTCTTGTCGCTTgatgtctcttctttgagTTGTTCTTCAGCATCGGACGCAGCGACACACGTAGCCAGCATCGCGACCTACGCTAACCACTCTGCTCAAGCCATGTATAACAGTAAAGTTCTCGTTTCGACATTCTCCGGTGAATCCTGCACTTTCGGTCAAGGGTCTGTCTCGGCTGGATGGACCTATTTCCGTTCCCTTTTGACCGCCAAGGGTATTTCGATCTATTTCGTCCCTTCTATATTCTCCGATATCTCTACCTACTCCGGTGACTCTTGGATGGACGGCGAATTCAATTGGAATGGTGGCTGGCCTACAGGCAATACTGCTCTTGACACCTCTTCTGACACGTCATACATGTCAGCGTTAGGTAGCAAGGGTTACATGGCCGCTGTATCTCCCTGTTTTTTCACTTACTATTCCCCTTCAAGTTACAACAAGGACTGGATCTACAGGTCAGATGACTGGCTTTTGGCTAGGAGGATGGAGCAGATCATCTCCATGAGGAATTCCTTTGACATGGCGGAGATCATCTCTTGGAACG ATTACGGAGAGAGTCATTATATTGGTCCTATCCGAGCCGATCAGCCCAATTCTCAGGGATGGACCACTGGGATGCCCCATACCGCATGGCTCAATCTCATTGCCTATTACGCACCCGCTTTCAAGACGGGCTCTTACCCCTCTGCCAGTGATCAAATGATTCTTTGGACCCGCCCTCATCCAAAGGCTGCAACCCCCACGGCCCCCACGTGCGCTCGCCCTTCTAATTGGAACAACACCGATGATAATCTCTACGTCTGGGTTGCTCTCAAGGCGGCCGCGACGGTAACCATTACCAGCGGTAGCAACAGTGGCTCCTGGTACTTACAAGCAGGTGTCAACAAGGTCGGTATTGCAAGTGCCGCTGGTAATATTACTGGTAAAATTATGAGGGATAGCACGACGGTGAAGAGTTATGACTCCAGTGGATCCTTCAGCTATACTCT TAATCCCACTGACTATAATTACAACTATTTCGTTGCTGCTGTCTAA
- a CDS encoding lipoyl(octanoyl) transferase, whose product MSRSVARLFSNNARNLSLGPASCPTASSSVSASSSLPPLRYHIFKEPLPYPVGLKLQNDIIDRRLAAKSKDLIGSKGLGDVVLLLEHTPTYTTGRRDKTPNPNELHPEEKKVQNVGASFYITKRGGQVTYHGPGQLVGYPILDLNVMETPTRCYVEFLQAMLSNYIRDISALDDILAPHPDGHVGVFSSPTEKVASIGIHLRHRITSHGFAMNITHEPIAWFDLVMACGLADVRAISLHDLITRGAMQDGIIAPRLPSVQDVARSIMPKFGEMFGREIKALNSLDSGEAGEIWGLVQAAEQGAREKNDKCGGWPSGPVLSQRA is encoded by the exons ATGTCTCGTTCAGTCGCccgcctcttctccaataaTGCCAGGAATTTGTCTCTGGGACCAGCTTCATGCCCAACAGCCTCGTCATCAGtctccgcttcttcatctcttccacctttgCGATATCATATCTTCAAGGAACCTCTGCCGTATCCCGTTGGGCTGAAACTGCAGAACGACATAATTGATCGAAGGCTGGCGGCAAAGAGCAAGGATCTGATAGGCAGTAAGGGTCTTGGCGACGTTGTCCTTCTTTTAG AACATACGCCAACATACACAACCGGCAGACGAGATAAAACACCTAATCCCAATGAACTTCATccagaagaaaaaaaggtgCAGAATGTTGGAGCTAGTTTTTACATTAcaaaaagaggaggacaAGTGACCTACCATGGCCCTGGACAATTAGTTGGGTATCCGATACTGGATTTGAATGTCATGGAG ACCCCCACCCGATGTTATGTCGAGTTCTTGCAAGCCATGCTTAGTAATTATATCCGAGATATCTCGGCTCTTGACGACATCCTCGCACCTCACCCCGACGGACATGTAGgagtcttctcttctcccaccgAAAAG GTTGCCTCCATAGGgattcatcttcgccaCCGTATAACTTCCCACGGTTTCGCCATGAACATTACTCATGAACCCATCGCCTGGTTCGACCTCGTCATGGCTTGTGGCCTCGCAGACGTTCGTGCGATTTCATTACACGACCTGATTACTCGAGGTGCAATGCAGGACGGGATAATAGCGCCAAGGTTGCCAAGTGTGCAGGATGTGGCTAGGTCTATCATGCCCAAGTTTGGGGAAATGTTTGGAAGGGAAATCAAGGCACTCAATTCCCTAGATTCTGGCGAGGCTGGGGAAATTTGGGGACTTGTTCAGGCGGCTGAGCAGGGTGCTagggagaagaatgataaATGTGGGGGATGGCCTTCTGGACCTGTTTTGAGCCAAAGAGCTTAG
- a CDS encoding efflux protein EncT, giving the protein MSKDAQAVLPSAYPSFNQPQHGEFQTSYQPSTTTTLAPDVEAKAVPASKTSSLKADIFSNDAKNDENGEDIDERNDTFRTSGESRVGIPDEKKAQIPSNHSGPEIKVSQRKKWGLLALFSVSVVIDQWCLAAFYILTSPIIDSMQVPFAQQSWVITSYSVTFAATLLFWGRVSDLYSAAPVFSYGVIILGLLNLIISFLPERYSFFILRALSGIAGSSSVPSAYRLIVAVFEPHELNKAFTIYSMSGAIANSTGNIIAGTIMLIPSGGQGEAWRWFFRILSVILLPLGMWSIYWIPRSRGENADANDKSARMDLPGCFMMLMAIVLLILSLTLGASNGWSTPGFIAPLIISAIIFPGFFIWESRIKPTHALLPPSIWRYHDFTLWIVFALLGYTWWSVNFFAFIEYWMDYMGEKAIIVSLRVLAEGITPIIIAIIITKWGRLMEWPRISITCGALLGIAAYIMFIFSGTHVGRDYWRYIFPAMIFGTTGMYLVFTATSVGAMCAVPANVGGVAGATLQVAYQVGAAVSFAVQAGLFTVNEGGISNFDNIKASFYFEMGFIALWLIGFLVFYRPAKNTEVSGDTERIVAGH; this is encoded by the exons ATGTCGAAAGACGCGCAGGCCGTCCTTCCCTCAGCATACCCGTCGTTCAACCAACCACAACACGGAGAGTTCCAAACATCTTATCAACCGTCAACTACCACTACTTTAGCTCCCGACGTCGAGGCAAAGGCCGTGCCCGCCTCGAAGACATCTTCATTAAAGGCTGATATTTTCTCGAACGATGCCAAaaatgatgagaatggggaAGATATTGACGAAAGGAATGACACATTCAGGACGAGCGGAGAAAGCCGGGTTGGAATTCCAGACGAAAAAAAAGCTCAAATACCATCTAATCATAGTGGACCAGAAATTAAGGTCTctcaaaggaagaaatggggTCTTTTAGCTCTTTTCAGCGTCTCTGTTGTAATTGATC AATGGTGTCTGGCCGCTTTCTATATCCTCACTTCCCCTATCATCGACTCCATGCAAGTCCCCTTCGCTCAACAATCGTGGGTCATCACCTCCTACTCAGTCACTTTCGCCGccactctcctcttctgggGCCGAGTCTCCGACCTCTATTCTGCTGCACCTGTCTTCTCTTACGGTGTTATCATTCTTGGGCTATTGAATTtaatcatctccttcctaccCGAGAGGtattctttcttcattcttcgGGCACTGTCTGGCATAGCGGGTAGCTCTTCTGTGCCTTCTGCATATAGACTTATCGTCGCCGTCTTTGAGCCTCATGAGCTGAACAAGGCTTTTACTATCTACAGTATGAGCGGCGCTATTGCAAATTCTACAGGAAACATTATTGCTGGAACTATTATGCTGATCCCCTCTGGCGGACAAGGGGAAGCATGGAGGTGGTTTTTCAGGATCCTGTCGGTTATTTTATTACCTTTGGGGATGTGGTCAATATATTGGATTCCAAGAAGCAGGGGCGAGAATGCTGATGCAAACGATAAATCAGCAAGAATGGATCTTCCGGGATGCTTCAT GATGCTAATGGCCATCGTTCTCCTGATCCTTTCTTTAACTCTTGGCGCCTCAAATGGTTGGTCCACACCCGGATTTATCGCCcctctcatcatctccgCTATAATTTTCCCGGGATTCTTCATTTGGGAATCCCGCATCAAGCCCACTCACgcacttcttccaccatcaatATGGCGATATCATGATTTTACCCTTTGGATtgtctttgctcttcttggCTACACCTGGTGGTCGGTTAACTTTTTTGCATTCATTGAGTATTGGATGGATTATATGGGTGAAAAGGCGATCATTGTTTCATTGAGGGTCTTGGCGGAAGGCATAACTCCCATAATAatcgccatcatcattactAAATGGGGCCGACTGATGGAGTGGCCTAGGATCTCGATCACATGTGGCGCTCTGCTGGGTATAGCGGCATATATTATGTTCATATTCTCCGGCACGCATGTTGGGAGGGATTACTGGCGTTACATATTTCCAGCCATGATTTTTGGGACAACGGGGATGTACCTTGTTTTTACCGCTACAAG TGTTGGTGCGATGTGCGCTGTCCCTGCAAACGTTGGAGGCGTAGCGGGCGCTACTCTACAAGTGGCGTACCAAGTAGGAGCTGCTGTATCCTTTGCGGTGCAAGCTGGGCTGTTTACCGTTAATGAAGGCGGAATATCCAATTTCGACAATATCAAAGCTTCATTCTACTTTGAGATGGGTTTCATTGCGTTGTGGTTGATTGGTTTTTTGGTGTTTTATAGGCCAGCAAAGAATACAGAGGTGTCCGGGGACACAGAGAGAATTGTGGCTGGCCATTAG